DNA sequence from the Candidatus Hydrogenedentota bacterium genome:
CGGCGCGGCTCCGGCCTCCCCGGACTCCGGCCGCGTGGCCAGAATCCTGCACACCTGGCCCTTGTAGAGGGTCTGCGCGGCGGGCCAGGGCACGCACGCGCGCACCCGGTTGTGAATGCGCCGGGCCGAACCGTCCCAGCGGATGTATCCGTGGTTTTTCCGGAACATTTTGCAGTAGGTCACCCGCCCGGGATCCTGCGGCGTGAAGACCGCCGTGCCGTCCAAGACCCGGTCCATTTGGTCGGGCATCATCTCGGCCGCCAGGACGGCAAGCCGCCCGGTCAGGTCCTCCGCCGTCTCCTCAGGGAGAATCACCGTGCGTTGCTGCGCGAGAAGGTCCCCCGAGTCCATCTCCAGCGTCATGCGCATGATGGTCACGCCCGTCTCCGCGTCCCCCTCCAGAACGGCGGTCTGGATGGGCGAGGGGCCCCGCCACCGGGGCAGCAGGCTGGGATGCACATTGAGCCAGCCCAGCGGGGGAATATCCAGCAGGACCTGCTTTACCAGGCGGCCGTAGGCCGCCACCACGCACATGTCCGGACGAAGGTCACGCAGTGCCAGGACAAACGACTCCGTGTTGGGCGTCTCCGGCTGGAGGACGGGGATGCCTCGCTCCTGCGCCCACACCTTGACGGGCGGGGGGGAAGGACGGCCGCTCCGGCCCTTGGGCCGGTCCGGCTGGCAGACCACCGCCGACACCCCGTGCCGGGCGTGGACCGCGTCAGCAATCGGCACGGCAAGTTCGGGGGTGCCAAAGAAAACCGTGCGCACTCAGCTGATTCCCGGGATGTCGTAGCCGCCGGTCATGTCGCGCATGCGCTGCTGCACATACTCCTGCGCCGTCTTGATGGCGGAGTTGACGGCGGCCTGCACCATGGCGGCCAACTCTTCGCAACGCTCCGGTGCGACCAGGTCCGGGCTGATAATCAGGGATTCAATCTCCATGGTGCCGTTCACCACCACCCGTACCGCCCCCCCCAGCGTTTCGCCCTCAAAACGCTTTTCGGCCAGTTCGGCCTTCATCTCCTCGATGCGCTTGCGCATGTCCAGT
Encoded proteins:
- a CDS encoding methionyl-tRNA formyltransferase — encoded protein: MRTVFFGTPELAVPIADAVHARHGVSAVVCQPDRPKGRSGRPSPPPVKVWAQERGIPVLQPETPNTESFVLALRDLRPDMCVVAAYGRLVKQVLLDIPPLGWLNVHPSLLPRWRGPSPIQTAVLEGDAETGVTIMRMTLEMDSGDLLAQQRTVILPEETAEDLTGRLAVLAAEMMPDQMDRVLDGTAVFTPQDPGRVTYCKMFRKNHGYIRWDGSARRIHNRVRACVPWPAAQTLYKGQVCRILATRPESGEAGAAPGTVVEAAADTLRVATGDGILAILRFQAPGKKPLDMADFLRGHSIRPGERFEDIPDAD
- a CDS encoding YbaB/EbfC family nucleoid-associated protein — translated: MLRGLGDLAKMGGLLQQALDMRKRIEEMKAELAEKRFEGETLGGAVRVVVNGTMEIESLIISPDLVAPERCEELAAMVQAAVNSAIKTAQEYVQQRMRDMTGGYDIPGIS